CGTTATTTCCTACTACTTCTTCCATCacatctccatctcttcttcacaATTCACGAAACCTTTCTTGTTGCAATTTCTCTTCTATAATTAAAACCAAAGAATCGTCGAGAAAACGGGGTTTTAAAACGCTAGTTACATTTTTATCTGCTTCATCATCACAAAATTCAACAACGGTACAAAAAGATGAAGACGAGAAAGGGTCAATAGCTCCTGCTTCAGATATTGTGAGGAAATTCTATGATGGAATTAATAGACATGATTTAGCTTCGGTTGAAGGTCTTATTGCTGAAAACTGTGTTTATGAGGATCttatctttcctcaacccttcGTCGGACGCAAGGTTTTGTTTCCTATCTTTTTCTCTATCTTATAGGTACGAATTCTGCTTTGTTTTGTTAGAATTCTCTTTTATGGATGAATTGGGAAATTGTTTTGGTAGAAATTAGAGGTAAATCAGAAGGAAGATTTGGTGGCAATTTAATTCATTGCCAACACTTGAAAATGTTAAGGGAAGCTCCCAATTAGTTGTAAAGTATCTTAGAACAAAGAAATTTATGAAGTTAGGGTATTGACAATAGTGTTTTCACCCTTATCCTGTAGTTTTATGGAGTTGGAATGAAACCAAATTCTTCTTTCTCTGTTTAGTTTTACTTTCTTCTGTTTGAGTATGGGGTTGTTGATTAGGAGTAGTACCAAGTACAAGTAAGGGTGCGAGAAAGCCATTAGTAATGCAGAGAACATTGGTACTGAATGATGTAGGAAAGGCGTCATGAATGTCACAGAGATCACCACCAGTAGGAACGTAGTTAAGAAGTATACAATGATGCCAAGAGACCGTCAACTTTGCAAGCATCTGGTATCAACTATCGATTGAGAAAGACTCAGGAAAGCTCTTATGGTGTGCTCCATGCTCTGATTTTTAGCATATTTATGTTGTTAGTCTCGCCATTGTAGACTGGTCCTGTAGGCTAGCTACTTCCTGCTTGATTATACTGATTGTTAGAAGTGAGCACAATGGATGAGCTTCTCGAAATTACTCATATTTTTATGGTTGACTATCTTGTGCTTGTGAGGTTTGTAGTTTCTCTGCAACATAAGTGGTGCTTATCCTATTTTTTTGAGGGTGACTTTTATGCGTCATCAATGGTGCATTTTTAGATTCGGTAGTGTTTGTTTTTTGACACTGTTAATGGTGCCGTTCTTGCACTCTTACAAGTATTCTTGCTAAATTAGGTCctcaacaaaaattaaaaacctcAATAACGAGCATTAAATAGCAGAACTTTCAGTGCTTTCACATCGGTTCTGTTACATAGAATTATATGATGCTGATAGATTATAATAAAAACCAATGTAGAAGGTGGGCTACTCGACTCTCCTTAGCTTTTGACCCCGGTCTCAAGTTAGCAAAACCGGTATATGTATGGAATATTCTTCAAGAGAAAGCTATCTTTATAGGCATCGCAGGGGCCGAAATTTCTGTGCTTTATCATTCAAAGCTATACTTGTATCTCTGAGTGAAAGAAAATTGATATTAAAGAGAGTTTGGTTAAACACTTCAATCAAGTACACATGAAACCAAACTTCCCATTAATATTCCTACCTTCTGACACTGTCCAGGTAGAGAAGTCTTACAGTGTCCTACTAACACATGTCTTCAACGGGTATTCACCCTAAAGTAGGCATATGAGTTCGAAAATATTGAAAAAGGTTTGAGGTTACGCTTATCCTAACTGTGGGAGCCTTGCAGGCATTGCAGTCTTTGAAATTGTTAAGTGAGTGTATATCGAGTAACAATATTTTTGTGTTTAGCCTTTATGTATGTCTTAATTGCTGTTACTAACAATAATGTTCCAAACATTTAAGTGGGTTGTCCATTTCAATATTTATCTTTGAAATGCACCAGATCTTTAATTGGAACTGGGGCAGCTATCAATCAAGGAGTATTTGGACCCTCTCCTCCTAATAGCTAAAGAATGAAAATCTGAAACCACCCTTCTTTCCTGTTTACCCACTGCCTGACCAGACATTCTGAATGCTAGCCCTGCATGTTGTGTTATTCTAAGCACGGCTTCACATATTCAACTTCCATGAAAATGGCCGCATGCACACATGCCTTTAGCCTTAGTAGCACATGCCTTGATATCTCCTTGCTGATATTTGTTGTAAATTAGTAATACGGGAGATAAGTTTTAGCTGAAGCACTTTAAATGGTTATATCCAAATGGTTCGATTTTAACATTATTGATTTCTTTCTCTTACGCAACTGTAGTAACCAATTTGGAGAGCAACCAGCAGTTCTCGTTCgctgttttgatattggttatgtcctagaaaacaatttttagcATCTTTAGTTGTTTCATCTAACTCAAATAGGTCTTGGTTATAACTGGAATAATGTCTTGCTTTGAATAGTTGTCATGTCGGCTTATTTAGGGTAACTTGGCTCCACTATCCCTTGTTGTTGTTTCTAAATCTATTGCATACACCCATACGGTCATCTTTACATAAATGGTAAAGAATAACTTTCTTATTATTTAGTCTTTATGCTTCACATCTTACTATGTTCTTTTAAATCTGTTGATTGTCAATTGAAtaaaaaaacaagagaaagaGAGATTGACTTCTATAAAAGTAGCTTCGGTTAGGTTGGCAGCCTGAATTGTTAGGTTTGAAAATCATTTCAATGTGAAATCACTCTGACCTGATTTACTATGAATCCTTTTTCCCGTGAAGGAAGCATTTGAGAGAAAAAACAGCGAGAGACACAAAATAGTGTATACAGTGAGGAGGGATAAAGGTGTCCGTGTATATGATATCTAAAAGTCCAGACCCACCCATGCAACTGGAGTCCCACATTTTATGTCATATCCCCTGAGGCTGAGAAGTGCTACTCCTATACTGTCTTGAGGTTGCGTAAGCCCTGCCAAAGACTTACCTTTTTATTGTTTTTGCTATTTATGGGCTGGTTCCTACAGTATTTGAACCAACTAATGATGTAGGCCATTCTGGACTTCTTCAAGAAGTTCACCGACTCTATCAGCAAAGATCTGCAGTTTGTTATTGACGACATATCTAATGAAGATTCTCTAGCTGTTGGAGTTACATGGCACTTAGGTATGTACAGGATTACTTTGTCTTGTTAGCATTTGTTACCGCAGGGGAAGTTGTTAAATGGAAAACCATCTTAGTTTTATCTCGATTCTATCTAAAATAACCCTGTGCAATTTACCTTgtagattattttatttttatctggAATAGAGGAAGAGCATAAGACACAGTTTTCCTATCTAGTCCACATATTAATGTAGGGTGTGATAAAAATTTACAAGTATTTTTAATGGAAATGGGAACTTATTAAGTTAGTTTTTTAATAAAAATCTGGCATATATATGGCCTTGGGTTTTTCACCTCCTTTTGTTTCTAACTTCTAAGAACATCAATCTGCTAATGGTGACAAATATTTTCATTGAACAGCATGGCAGGGAAAGCCTTTCCCATTTAGCAAGGGGTGCAGCTTTTACCGGTTGGAGGTAGTAAATGGGAAGAAGCAGATAATGTAAGTTGCAAAATGGTGTTTCCGTTTTTCTTTTCAACCTTTTACATTCCATAAAAATGAATATGGTCTGTTGAAACTTTCTATGATTAGAATTGGTGTAATCGGAAACCTTGTTCCCAACTGCCCTTTTCCATTATGTTTGCTCTCTGTGTTTGCTTTGTTTGATTTACCAATTACCATCATCTTCACACAACAATAATAATCACTTATCTTATTAGTCGAAGCTTATGTAGGTGTATTACATTTCTCCTGTCCCACCAATTTAAATCTAACTGTGTAACATGCTCATTGCTATTTTGCCATATGTTCTCATTTTCATGCATATACCACTAAGCAGACTCTTTCATAGGAAAGAGATAATAATCATTAATCATCATAAATTTAACCTTTTATGCTTAGTTGCTGTATCTGAACTGTCTTTCTGTTGTTTACGAACTCAGTTACGGGAGAGACAGTGTCGAACCATTTATCAAGCCTGGGGAGTCTGCTCTGGTATGTACCCCAATTCCCTCTTCACCCTTGTCGGAAATCAAGCAGTTTTATGCTTCATTGTATTAGTTTATATCTTTAGAGTATTAGTGTTACTACTTTAAGGGATGCAATCTTATTTTCTGCAAGTACAGTGATACTTCTTTCCCGTCAGTtatgtcttctttttgttttgctTAAAATTGCAGGTAGCTATCAAAGGTGTGACATGGTTATTCCAGCGTTTTCCACAGCTTGCAGACAAGTTATGAATTCAGCAATTATTTTAGGAAACCATAATCTCAATCTGTAGTTAGATAAATACTGTAATGTATTGGTGCATATGAAGGAAAAGGAAAGAATCAAATTGTACATTTCAGACTTTTCAGGAACTGTCAGCTTTATCTCTGTTCGAGCAAGCTGACTCTTGGAAAGAAAGCGCGTGTGTGACGTGTTAGAATCATGTTTCGACCTTAAGGGACTCGATATGTAGTCCTAACCTTATTTGAATATGGCATCGAGTTAGGACTCGATGAACTACCAAGAGCAGCCATGAATAAATTGTTTGTCAAAACCCAAATGAGAATACATGTTCGGacattttttgttgttgatataATTACCTTCGATTCTGCAATATTGTTTTATTCTTTTGATGTGAATAGTTGAAGTTAGATTCTACGAAAATAAAATGGATTATGGAAAAGATCTTTAATTCCCAGACATCGAGCAGAGACATTACAAGAACTACAGTGATGAAAGTATAAAAACCGAAGTTTAGTTTCACGTTCAGTCTTGTTTGCCACTATCCACCCGCAGCGCTTTTGCTGAGATATCAGTGTCTATTCCCATTTTTCGTGCATGCGCTTTATGTCCTCTCCACCTATACCATCTTTCTGTGCTGCTGCAGGCTTGCCAGGACAAGCAGGTGGAATATCTGGTTTTAGGTTTTATGTGTTCCCAACCTAAAAGCCTATCAATCTTGCCATCAAAACATCAAAGAGTATTGGTAAGAGGATGCAGAAAGAGGCATAATAGCTGGATAATACCCAAGAAGGAAGACTCAAATAGACCAAACATGTTCATGCCAATCAGTCTAGTAGGAGGTATTTACAAGATAATCTCAAAAACTCTGGCAAATAGGTTCAAGACAGTGATACCTAAACTGATTTCAGAGCATCGGGGTGCTTCCAAAGGTcaacaaataaaaatcttttgacaatgtAAATTGGAATTGTCTTGATTCACTTCTTGAAGGTTCTGGTTTTGAGGGGAAATGGAGAAGCTGGATATACTGGTGTTTATCATCTTCTATTCTAATTAATGGAAGTACCACCTCAAAGTTCAAACATCAGAAAGGATTGACACAAGGTGATGCCCTTTGCCCTTTCTTATTCATCCTTGTAGCACAAATGCTCACAAAACTATTAAGAAAAGGAGAAGCTCTTAACATGATATCAGGGTTTAATATTCATAACCAAAtctgttgggatcctagtcccacattggttagatgggcttaattggtagtttataagtcaatgggttccctcatctagtcaaccggttttcgagttgaattctacccatgggcttatgacgagtttagggtcggtaccctaataTTTGGTATCAAATCCAACCACCACGACTCGTGCCCTCTCCAtggaaggggtgacctataggctagattaaagtgttagggcacctatgtatgggcgtagttgtcaccCGCATTGAATACTGATAGGGGAGTGAAGCCGCCATAAGAAAAAGGGATACCTTcgggtcagtgtcgatagagtgggccaacgaggacgttggTTCTGGAAGCGTGGCgggatgttgggatcctagtcccacattggttagatggggcttaattggtagtttataagtcaatgagttccctcatctagtcaaccagttttcgagttgagttctacccatgggcttatgacgagtttagggtcggtaccctaacaaaATCAGTATGTCACATCTACTATTTGCTGATGACACATTGATTTTCCTAGATGCAAAAGAGGAGATGGCAGAAAATCTAGTGCTTATTCTTCAATTCTATGAAGTCATTACATGGTTAAGAGTAAATCTGGAAAAAAACATACGTGCAGGCCACAATGTAGATGAAATTGCAAACATTATATATTGTAAGGTAGAAAAGGTTCCTCTCAAGTACCTTGGAATGCCTCTTGGAGCAACAGTAAAGCAGATTTCAGTGTGGGAACCTATCGTAGAAAATTTTCAGCAAATACTAGCAAAATGGAGGAGAAGATTTCTATCAAGAGCTCAAAGATCAAATACTAATTAACACTGCGTTGGCAAGCCTACCAGTTTATTTCATGGCACTATTACAAATCCCAGTGGCAGCAGAAAAGAAAATGTGAAAATCATGAGGGAATTTATGTGCGGTGCTagcagagaaagaaaaagaatttgtTGGATGGCTTGGGATAGAATCAACAGACCTAAGAAGCTTTGAGGACTGGGAATAAGACATTCGAGAGCCACAAAGCAGGGTCGGAGGTAGAATTCGTAAGTAGGGGGTGCAAAAATCTTCCTTGGGGTACAAATTTTTTTTAGGGGGTGCAAAATAGCAAAAAATAGGCTTGTATATGACACTGTATGTTTAATTGGGCTTTAAAAGGGCTTTGGAGCTAGCTGGGCAGGGGGTGCAAGTGCACACCCTTGCACTACTCTATCTCCGCCCCTGCTCTGAATATAGCTTTATTATCTAAAGTATTTGAGTCTCTTCCTGCATCCTACAAGCAAGCTATGCAACATCCAAATTGGCTTCCTTCCATGATATCTGAACATTCAGCTCTTCAGTCTACTGGTACTTAGAGTTTGGTAGATCCATCTGAAGCTACCAATTTagttggttgtaaatgggtttttaaGATCAAACATCATCCTGGTGGCAGTATTGAAACGTTCAAATCCAGATTAATGGGAAAGGTTACAATCAACAAGAAgggttggattatcatgaaacttTTAGTCTTGTTGCAAAACCCACTACTATTAGACTGATTTTATCTATTGCAGTTCATAATGATTGACAGGTTAAGAAGTTGGACATAAGCAATGCCTTTCTTTATGGTGATCTTCAGGAGGCAGTGTACATGTCTCAACCTCCTGGTTTTGAAGACAAAGATCATCCTCATCATGTTTGCAAACTTCATAAGTCTatttatgggttgaaacaagcacccagGGCATGGTATGAAAAGCTCATGGATTCTTTGCTAGCTATTGGTTTTCAAACTTCTTATGCTAATACATCCCTTTTTATATACAAGCAGGGTCCTCTGTTATGCATCATTTtagtctatgtggatgatatcttAATTACAGGCTCTTCTCCATCTTTCTGTAATAAGGTAATATCCACTCTTTCTAAGTCTTTTCCTGTTAAAGACTTGGGAGATATTCATTACTTCTTGGGTCTAGAAATTAAGAGAAATAGCTCAGCCATGCATTTATCTCAGACCAAGTATATATTAGATCTTTTAAAGAAGATAAATATGATTGCTTCAAATCCTTGTAGTACTCCAGCTATTGCTTCTATCAAAATGAGCAAAAATAATGGTATTCCTTTATCTGATGCTACAGAATATAGATCACTAGTAGGTGCATTACAGTACATCACTTGGACCAGACCTGAAATTTGTTATGCCGTGAATCAAGTTTGTCAGCATATGAGTAATCCTACAGATGTTCATCTAATGGCTCCTAAGAGGATTCTCAGGTACTTAAAGGGTACACTTGATTATAgaattgtcttaaacaagggcTTGACTGCTTTGTCCTCATATTCAGACTCAGATTGGGCTGGTAACTCTGATGATAGACGTTCTACAAGTGGGTACTGTGTCTTTTTTGGTTCTTGTCCTATGTCCTGGTCTTCAAAGAAGCAGCCTACAGTTGCAAGAAGTTCTACAGAGGCAGAGTACAAATCCTTAGCCCACACTGCTGCTGAAGTTCTCTGGGTTTGTCAACTTCTTAAGGATCTACATGTTTTTCAATCCCTTACTCCATCCCTTGCTTGTGACAACATAGGTGCTTTGTCTCTTGCTTCCAATCCAGTTCTTCACAGCAGGATGAAGCATGTTGCTATTGACTTTCATTTCATAAGAGAGCTAGTTCAGTCTAAGGTTCTCCAAGTCTACTTTATCTCTACTGATGCTCTTGTTgctgatgttttcaccaaggtaTTATGCACTTCTCGTTTTGATATTTTACGTGACAAGTTGAAAGTATTATCTCCAGTTCAACTTAAGGGGGGATAATGAGAGTGTGTATTCTAGTTATGTGTAGTGGTGCCCCTTTTCTTTATAAGTCTGTTGGTAGCCCTTTAGGTGAGCTGGTGCGCTTAGTGTTTCTTGTCTGTTGAGACAGTTATGACATCCTGTCTTTGTGTCTGTGTATCTATATAAATAAGGCTGTCAGTGTTTTTATTTTGTAAGATTTCTTTATATGATCAATACCATTTCTTTATACAATAGGGTGATTACTTAGAAACCAAGTTCTACTTCAATCAGGAAACCACACTTTACTCCAATTTAGGAAACCTAGACTACCTAAGAATCTATGCTGTCAAACAAAACTGCTCAAAACCATATTACTGTATTTTTCTTCTACATTGTACACTACAGAATTCATACCTTCTACCCATTTTGCTGATTCTGTTGGTTTGCGCTAAAGCATTTCAGTAAAAATCCTATCCTTAGATTTATGTTTTGTTGACCATTTTTCTGTTGTATAGCAGTTGTGAGTTAACCCATACTAGCAGAAATCCCATCCTAGATTGGAACATTCAAAAAAAATGTTTTGATTCAAAAATCAACCACTAATTTGTACATTAAGATTAACCAAAAAAGCAGTGAATGAAAAAACTCAAACCATCACATACATTAACAGACATGAGATTTTCACTCATGGCTGATACACCACCAGATTCAGAAAATCTTAATCATCCAACACTTCTACTTGCTAAAGACCCAAGTGTCTTCTGATTAGCTCCAAATTCTCCCGGAGAACCTCCATCTCTCCAAATGGTAGCTTCAAATCCAAGGCCTGAA
This genomic stretch from Papaver somniferum cultivar HN1 chromosome 5, ASM357369v1, whole genome shotgun sequence harbors:
- the LOC113283328 gene encoding uncharacterized protein LOC113283328, whose translation is MVQCVSLFPTTSSITSPSLLHNSRNLSCCNFSSIIKTKESSRKRGFKTLVTFLSASSSQNSTTVQKDEDEKGSIAPASDIVRKFYDGINRHDLASVEGLIAENCVYEDLIFPQPFVGRKAILDFFKKFTDSISKDLQFVIDDISNEDSLAVGVTWHLAWQGKPFPFSKGCSFYRLEVVNGKKQIIYGRDSVEPFIKPGESALVAIKGVTWLFQRFPQLADKL